In Pseudoalteromonas xiamenensis, the following are encoded in one genomic region:
- a CDS encoding XTP/dITP diphosphatase, whose protein sequence is MIKQLVLATGNQGKVKELASMLDAFNIEVLPQSTFDVPEVAETGTTFVENAIIKARHAAKITGLPAVADDSGLEVDALNGAPGVYSARFAGDDASDADNIAKLLQELGDNPSRSARFWCVLVFMKHADDPTPVICQASWEGEISLTPNGHGGFGYDPVFYVPSLDCTAADLSKVQKNAISHRGQALKQLAEKLKVMS, encoded by the coding sequence ATGATTAAACAACTTGTTCTGGCTACGGGTAACCAAGGCAAAGTAAAAGAGCTAGCAAGCATGCTAGACGCATTCAATATCGAAGTGTTACCTCAAAGCACATTTGACGTGCCTGAAGTGGCCGAAACTGGCACGACGTTTGTTGAAAATGCCATTATTAAAGCTCGACATGCAGCCAAAATTACCGGATTACCCGCTGTTGCCGACGATTCAGGTTTGGAAGTAGATGCCTTAAATGGCGCGCCTGGTGTGTATTCAGCTCGCTTTGCGGGCGATGACGCAAGCGATGCCGACAACATCGCAAAGCTGTTGCAAGAATTGGGCGATAACCCTTCTAGAAGTGCACGTTTTTGGTGTGTATTGGTTTTCATGAAACATGCCGACGACCCAACACCTGTGATTTGCCAAGCCAGTTGGGAAGGCGAGATAAGCCTCACCCCCAATGGCCATGGTGGCTTTGGTTATGACCCCGTATTTTATGTGCCATCATTGGATTGCACGGCAGCAGACTTGAGCAAAGTGCAAAAAAATGCCATTAGTCATCGTGGTCAAGCTCTTAAACAATTAGCTGAAAAGCTCAAGGTAATGTCGTGA
- a CDS encoding sensor histidine kinase, with amino-acid sequence MLDPEYVVTLEIPDNLYLFSYPSAFNQIFRYTINNCIKHAKIEGKPLAITLSAKVVNDYIHLYCKDDGHGISKDLLPLVFEPFVTSKRNQGGTGLGLSVTYNLVTQKLEGEIKMQSLPQGGVCIHIILPNTTFNLKD; translated from the coding sequence TTGTTGGATCCCGAGTATGTCGTAACACTTGAAATCCCAGATAATCTTTACTTATTTAGCTATCCGAGTGCGTTCAACCAGATATTCCGATACACCATCAACAACTGTATCAAACATGCCAAAATTGAGGGGAAACCATTAGCCATTACGCTCAGCGCGAAGGTGGTCAACGATTATATTCATTTGTATTGCAAAGATGATGGGCACGGGATAAGTAAAGATTTACTGCCTTTGGTGTTTGAACCCTTTGTTACGAGTAAACGAAATCAGGGGGGAACCGGACTCGGACTTAGCGTGACTTACAACTTAGTCACGCAAAAGCTAGAAGGTGAAATCAAAATGCAAAGCTTGCCACAAGGGGGGGTCTGCATTCACATTATTCTCCCAAACACGACGTTTAACCTTAAGGACTAG
- a CDS encoding DUF4426 domain-containing protein — MVAIAPTVMAADGDAKGGQYKLLGDWQVHYIAFPSTFIQPAIAKAYGLTRDEKKAIINISVLKNREGTPAQHVQISGTAKNLIGNGPTLEFKEVVEGDAIYYLAQMDFYNEEIYRFDITIRQDNQEQTLKFQQKFYAQ, encoded by the coding sequence ATGGTTGCCATCGCACCGACCGTCATGGCCGCTGATGGCGACGCTAAAGGTGGTCAATATAAGTTACTCGGTGATTGGCAAGTACATTACATCGCGTTCCCTTCCACCTTCATTCAACCCGCTATCGCCAAAGCCTACGGGCTTACGCGCGATGAGAAAAAAGCGATTATCAACATTTCTGTTTTAAAAAATCGTGAAGGAACACCTGCGCAACACGTGCAAATTAGCGGTACTGCGAAAAACCTTATTGGCAATGGCCCGACGCTTGAATTCAAAGAAGTCGTCGAAGGTGACGCGATTTATTACCTTGCGCAAATGGATTTTTACAACGAAGAGATCTATCGTTTTGACATCACCATTCGTCAAGATAACCAAGAACAGACTCTTAAATTTCAACAAAAGTTTTACGCGCAATAA
- the hemW gene encoding radical SAM family heme chaperone HemW produces the protein MKLPPLSLYIHVPWCVQKCPYCDFNSHGQKGTIPETEYVQHLLADLQQDLHLVQGRKIHSIFVGGGTPSLLSGKAYDTLLSEIERLIGFEPNIEITLEANPGTVEKDRFKHYVTAGINRISIGVQSMQSDKLKALGRIHDEQEAVNAAHEAEQAGLNSFNLDLMHGLPNQTLDDALSDLREAIALNPPHLSWYQLTIEPNTQFASKPPVLPEDDILWDIQEQGQQLLAEHGYEQYEISGYSKKGFQCQHNLNYWRFGDYLGIGCGAHGKITLPDDNRIVRTVKVKHPRGYMDLTKPYMDSTWDVSEEERPFEFFMNRFRLQEACPKQDFEDFTGLALESVQPLIDDAIKKELLEDIGHSWLVTIKGHRYLNDLLESMV, from the coding sequence GTGAAATTACCTCCTCTGAGTCTTTATATCCATGTTCCGTGGTGTGTTCAAAAATGCCCTTATTGCGACTTTAACAGCCACGGTCAAAAAGGCACTATCCCTGAAACGGAATACGTCCAGCACTTACTGGCCGATTTGCAGCAAGATCTTCACTTAGTACAAGGGCGTAAAATACACAGTATATTCGTTGGCGGGGGCACGCCGAGTCTGCTGTCGGGTAAAGCTTACGATACCCTATTGAGCGAAATTGAGCGCTTAATAGGCTTCGAACCCAACATTGAAATAACCCTCGAAGCAAACCCAGGTACCGTAGAAAAAGATCGTTTCAAACATTACGTCACAGCGGGCATTAATCGAATTTCGATTGGTGTACAAAGCATGCAAAGCGATAAGCTTAAGGCTCTAGGCCGGATTCATGATGAACAAGAGGCCGTCAATGCAGCACATGAAGCTGAACAAGCTGGGTTAAATAGCTTTAACCTTGATTTAATGCACGGTTTGCCAAATCAAACGCTCGACGACGCACTATCTGACCTGCGAGAGGCTATTGCACTTAATCCCCCTCATTTGTCGTGGTATCAGCTAACTATCGAGCCAAACACGCAATTCGCCTCAAAACCACCCGTTTTACCAGAAGACGATATATTGTGGGATATTCAAGAGCAGGGTCAGCAACTTCTTGCTGAACACGGTTACGAGCAATATGAAATTTCAGGCTATTCGAAGAAGGGATTTCAGTGTCAGCATAACCTAAATTATTGGCGATTTGGCGACTATTTAGGCATTGGGTGTGGTGCACACGGCAAAATAACCTTGCCAGACGATAACCGAATTGTACGAACCGTAAAAGTTAAACATCCTCGTGGCTACATGGATCTCACGAAACCCTACATGGATTCGACGTGGGATGTCAGTGAGGAAGAGCGGCCATTTGAATTTTTTATGAACCGTTTTCGTCTACAAGAAGCCTGTCCAAAACAGGATTTCGAAGACTTTACTGGGTTGGCACTCGAATCTGTTCAACCGCTCATTGACGATGCGATAAAAAAGGAATTGCTCGAAGACATTGGTCATTCATGGTTGGTTACAATTAAGGGCCACAGATATTTGAATGACCTGCTAGAATCAATGGTTTAA